A genomic stretch from Octopus bimaculoides isolate UCB-OBI-ISO-001 chromosome 15, ASM119413v2, whole genome shotgun sequence includes:
- the LOC106879772 gene encoding tRNA (guanine-N(7)-)-methyltransferase isoform X2: MKWSEYYPEFFSGNSLCIPKIEFADIGCGYGGLLVSLSPLFPDKLMLGIEIRVKVSDFVKERIKALRTMNPGMYQNIACIRSNAMKYLPNFFEKGQLTKMFFLFPDPHFKKTKHKWRIISTTLLAEYAYVLQPQGLVYTITDVKEVHEWMVQHFENFPLFERVLDHDLQSDVVIEKLYESTEEGQKVTRNKGEKFLAVFRRINDPYVSKRCPMADTMLTQEMKRHAVIVAICAERSDLEIANFLNVARSFVHKVRTELEASGGNVSIVSKRKKHSKRSDAIRTPQFIQRVQHIVSDNPEKSLRAVAKELEVSEWTVRTVVHEDI; this comes from the exons ATGAAATGGTCTGAATATTATCCTGAATTTTTCAGTGGAAATTCATTATGTATCCCAAAAATTGAATTTGCAGATATTGGTTGTGGCTATGGAGGTCTTTTAG tgtcCTTGTCACCATTGTTCCCTGATAAACTGATGCTAGGAATTGAGATCCGTGTGAAAGTGTCGGATTTTGTGAAGGAACGAATCAAAGCATTGCGTACCATGAATCCTGGAATGTACCAGAACATTGCTTGTATTAGATCCAATGCCATGAAATATCTTCCCAATTTTTTTGAAAAAGGACAG cTGACCAAGATGTTTTTCCTGTTCCCAGACCCACATTTCAAAAAGACCAAACATAAATGGCGCATCATCAGTACCACACTTCTAGCAGAATATGCCTATGTCCTCCAACCACAA GGGCTGGTCTATACAATCACAGATGTGAAAGAGGTCCATGAATGGATGGTacaacattttgaaaatttccCCTTATTTGAAAGAGTCCTGGATCATGACCTT CAAAGTGATGTTGTTATTGAGAAACTTTATGAAAGTACGGAGGAAGGTCAGAAGGTTACacgaaataaaggagaaaaattcCTGGCTGTGTTTAGACGAATTAATGACCCTTACGTTAGTAAAAG atgcCCCATGGCAGATACAATGCTAAcgcaagaaatgaaaagacatgcagtcATTGTTGCCATATGTGCAGAACGCAGCGATTTAGAAATtgccaactttctaaatgttgcaagatCCTTTGTTCACAAAGTTCGGACGGAACTGGAAGCTTCCGGTGGGAATGTTTCAAttgtatcaaagagaaaaaaacattctaaacGTTCGGACGCTATAAGGACACCGCAGTTCATCCAACGGGTTCAACACATTGTCAGTGATAATCCCGAAAAATCATTGAGGGCCGTTGCTAAAGAACTTGAGGTGTCAGAGTGGACTGTCAGAACTGTGGTGCATGAGGACATTTAG
- the LOC106879772 gene encoding tRNA (guanine-N(7)-)-methyltransferase isoform X1: MAVLEKTPQECRLPQKKYFRQRAHSNPIADHTFDYPPNPSCMKWSEYYPEFFSGNSLCIPKIEFADIGCGYGGLLVSLSPLFPDKLMLGIEIRVKVSDFVKERIKALRTMNPGMYQNIACIRSNAMKYLPNFFEKGQLTKMFFLFPDPHFKKTKHKWRIISTTLLAEYAYVLQPQGLVYTITDVKEVHEWMVQHFENFPLFERVLDHDLQSDVVIEKLYESTEEGQKVTRNKGEKFLAVFRRINDPYVSKRCPMADTMLTQEMKRHAVIVAICAERSDLEIANFLNVARSFVHKVRTELEASGGNVSIVSKRKKHSKRSDAIRTPQFIQRVQHIVSDNPEKSLRAVAKELEVSEWTVRTVVHEDI, from the exons ATGGCAGTGTTAGAGAAAACTCCTCAAGAATGTCGATTACCACAGAAGAAATACTTCCGACAGCGGGCTCATTCCAATCCAATCGCTGACCATACGTTTGACTA cCCTCCAAATCCTTCTTGTATGAAATGGTCTGAATATTATCCTGAATTTTTCAGTGGAAATTCATTATGTATCCCAAAAATTGAATTTGCAGATATTGGTTGTGGCTATGGAGGTCTTTTAG tgtcCTTGTCACCATTGTTCCCTGATAAACTGATGCTAGGAATTGAGATCCGTGTGAAAGTGTCGGATTTTGTGAAGGAACGAATCAAAGCATTGCGTACCATGAATCCTGGAATGTACCAGAACATTGCTTGTATTAGATCCAATGCCATGAAATATCTTCCCAATTTTTTTGAAAAAGGACAG cTGACCAAGATGTTTTTCCTGTTCCCAGACCCACATTTCAAAAAGACCAAACATAAATGGCGCATCATCAGTACCACACTTCTAGCAGAATATGCCTATGTCCTCCAACCACAA GGGCTGGTCTATACAATCACAGATGTGAAAGAGGTCCATGAATGGATGGTacaacattttgaaaatttccCCTTATTTGAAAGAGTCCTGGATCATGACCTT CAAAGTGATGTTGTTATTGAGAAACTTTATGAAAGTACGGAGGAAGGTCAGAAGGTTACacgaaataaaggagaaaaattcCTGGCTGTGTTTAGACGAATTAATGACCCTTACGTTAGTAAAAG atgcCCCATGGCAGATACAATGCTAAcgcaagaaatgaaaagacatgcagtcATTGTTGCCATATGTGCAGAACGCAGCGATTTAGAAATtgccaactttctaaatgttgcaagatCCTTTGTTCACAAAGTTCGGACGGAACTGGAAGCTTCCGGTGGGAATGTTTCAAttgtatcaaagagaaaaaaacattctaaacGTTCGGACGCTATAAGGACACCGCAGTTCATCCAACGGGTTCAACACATTGTCAGTGATAATCCCGAAAAATCATTGAGGGCCGTTGCTAAAGAACTTGAGGTGTCAGAGTGGACTGTCAGAACTGTGGTGCATGAGGACATTTAG
- the LOC106879771 gene encoding molybdate-anion transporter, with protein sequence MVVLYAVFLVLACLASLLQIMVYRLKKDVLLGNNPQFLKFQRGYFSAYLPAMFADWLQGPYLYKLYNYYGFQEEQIAVLYVFGFASTVLLGTWIPLAADQFGRKKMCILFTVLYSISCLLKLSRNYAVLLLGRLVGGVATSVLFSAFEAWYIHEHTETHDFPKEWIAVTFTKASFWNGVLAILAGLTANIFSEWFGLGPVAPYILAIPFLIFAGVMMSTHWNENYSGHKVNFQKLCFEGLKKTLTHEKVFLIGAIESSYESVIYIIIFLWTPILDREKFSLGIVFSSFMISILIGSGLYQIASSKNVPVTNLLLSSVIIALFANILCVISTNPTHPNTALSFTSFLIFEVGVGLYFPAMGFLRNNIIPETHRTNIMNWFRIPLNLISCIVLLLLHEDVFQHGNRMIFVVCVGLQALALVCSVRFVKIAKEDDMRQETLFIAETEHIHNIF encoded by the coding sequence ATGGTTGTGTTATATGCTGTATTTCTGGTTCTGGCCTGTTTGGCCAGTCTTTTACAAATAATGGTCTACCGTCTCAAGAAGGATGTTTTATTGGGCAACAATCCACAATTTTTGAAGTTCCAACGAGGTTACTTCTCTGCATATCTTCCAGCAATGTTTGCAGACTGGCTTCAAGGTCCTTATCTCTATAAACTTTACAACTATTATGGATTCCAAGAGGAACAAATTGCTGTCCTTTATGTCTTTGGTTTTGCATCGACTGTACTTCTTGGAACTTGGATTCCCCTCGCTGCTGATCAATTCGGTCGCAAAAAAATGTGCATTCTCTTTACAGTTCTTTATTCCATATCATGTTTGCTGAAATTATCTCGAAACTATGCTGTGTTGTTGCTGGGCCGCTTGGTTGGTGGTGTTGCAACATCAGTTTTGTTCTCTGCATTTGAAGCATGGTACATCCACGAACACACGGAAACCCATGACTTCCCCAAGGAGTGGATTGCTGTTACTTTCACAAAAGCATCGTTTTGGAATGGAGTTTTAGCTATTTTAGCTGGTTTAACTGCAAATATTTTCTCTGAATGGTTCGGCCTTGGACCAGTAGCTCCTTATATATTGGCCATTCCATTTCTTATTTTTGCTGGAGTCATGATGTCCACTCATTGGAATGAAAACTATAGTGGTCATAAAGTTAATTTCCAGAAACTTTGTTTTGAGGGTCTGAAGAAAACTTTGACTCATGAGAAAGTTTTCCTCATTGGTGCCATTGAATCATCTTACGAAAGTGTTATCTACATTATCATCTTTCTTTGGACTCCAATTTTGGACAGAGAGAAATTCTCTCTTGGTATTGTCTTCTCCAGCTTTATGATAAGCATTCTGATCGGGTCAGGCCTCTACCAGATTGCCTCCTCAAAGAATGTCCCAGTCACTAACTTACTTCTTAGTTCCGTCATTATAGCATTATTTGCCAACATTTTGTGTGTGATATCGACCAACCCCACCCATCCCAACACTGCTTTATCTTTCACGTCCTTTCTCATATTTGAAGTAGGGGTGGGGTTATATTTCCCTGCCATGGGTTTTCTCCGCAATAACATCATCCCAGAAACCCACAGAACTAATATCATGAACTGGTTCCGTATTCCTCTCAATCTAATTTCTTGTATTGTTTTACTCTTGTTGCATGAAGACGTCTTCCAGCATGGCAACAGAATGATCTTTGTGGTATGCGTTGGTCTTCAGGCTCTGGCGCTGGTGTGTAGCGTACGTTTTGTGAAAATTGCTAAAGAAGATGACATGCGGCAAGAGACATTATTCATAGCAGAGACTGAACACATCCATAATATATTTTAA